The Streptococcus sp. VT 162 genome has a window encoding:
- a CDS encoding thiol-disulfide isomerase produces MLDKVKQFKWLIVLSLFLLAIPLYFTYNHFQQSSALKEAFEKNERIEVLHRLTSSEKYASDIHKAGYTIPSDGAIRLDGVIYPLEIEGELHLKISPPKKDAKDFQLFFITQINEKQTHVAFILDKNLNLIYSSYSQQNGNGKREIVSVSQAEEDYLLRSVQSEIDDFMKKMYQTLYG; encoded by the coding sequence ATGTTAGATAAAGTAAAACAGTTTAAGTGGTTGATTGTATTGTCCTTGTTCCTATTAGCGATTCCTTTATATTTTACTTACAATCATTTCCAACAATCTAGTGCTTTAAAAGAAGCTTTTGAAAAAAATGAAAGAATTGAAGTTCTTCATCGTTTGACATCATCAGAAAAATATGCGTCTGACATCCACAAGGCAGGATATACTATTCCTTCTGACGGAGCTATTCGATTGGATGGAGTTATTTATCCATTAGAAATAGAAGGAGAGTTACATTTGAAAATTAGCCCTCCCAAAAAGGATGCTAAGGATTTTCAGTTATTTTTCATTACACAGATTAATGAAAAACAAACGCATGTAGCTTTCATTTTAGATAAAAATCTGAATTTAATTTATTCCAGCTATTCTCAGCAAAATGGAAACGGGAAAAGAGAGATTGTTTCTGTCTCACAAGCCGAAGAAGATTACTTGTTGAGAAGTGTTCAAAGCGAGATTGATGACTTCATGAAAAAAATGTATCAAACCTTGTATGGTTAG
- a CDS encoding D-alanine--D-alanine ligase gives MKQTIILLYGGRSAEREVSVLSAESVMRAVNYDRFTVKTFFISQSGDFIKTQEFSQTPGQEDRLMTNATIDWDKKIAPSAIYEEGAVVFPVLHGPMGEDGSVQGFLEVLKMPYVGCNILSSSLAMDKITTKRVLESVGIAQVPYVAIVEGDDVTAKIAEVEEKLTYPVFTKPSNMGSSVGISKSENHEELRQALELAFQYDSRVLVEQGVNAREIEVGLLGNYDVKSTLPGEVVKDVAFYDYDAKYIDNKITMDIPAKISDDVVAVMRRNAETAFRAIGGLGLSRCDFFYTDRGEIFLNELNTMPGFTQWSMYPLLWDNMGISYPELIEHLVDLAKQSFDKREAHLL, from the coding sequence ATGAAACAAACGATTATTCTTTTATACGGTGGACGGAGTGCAGAGCGTGAAGTCTCTGTCCTTTCAGCTGAAAGTGTGATGCGTGCGGTCAACTACGACCGTTTCACAGTCAAGACTTTCTTCATCAGCCAGTCAGGTGACTTTATCAAAACACAGGAATTTAGCCAGACCCCAGGTCAAGAGGATCGTCTCATGACCAATGCGACCATTGACTGGGACAAGAAAATAGCGCCAAGTGCCATCTACGAAGAAGGTGCAGTAGTCTTTCCAGTCCTTCATGGTCCGATGGGAGAAGATGGTTCTGTTCAAGGATTTTTAGAAGTTTTGAAAATGCCTTATGTCGGCTGCAATATCTTGTCATCCAGCCTTGCCATGGATAAAATCACGACCAAGCGTGTTTTAGAATCAGTAGGGATTGCTCAAGTTCCTTATGTGGCCATTGTCGAAGGGGATGATGTGACTGCTAAAATAGCTGAAGTTGAAGAAAAACTGACTTATCCAGTCTTCACGAAGCCGTCAAACATGGGTTCAAGTGTCGGTATTTCTAAGTCTGAAAACCATGAGGAACTCCGCCAAGCTTTGGAACTTGCCTTCCAATATGACAGCCGTGTCTTGGTAGAGCAAGGGGTGAATGCGCGTGAAATCGAGGTTGGTCTCTTGGGCAACTACGATGTGAAGAGCACGCTTCCTGGTGAAGTGGTCAAGGATGTTGCCTTTTATGACTATGATGCCAAATATATCGATAACAAGATTACCATGGACATCCCAGCCAAGATTAGTGATGATGTGGTAGCTGTCATGCGTCGAAATGCTGAAACAGCCTTCCGTGCGATTGGTGGACTTGGTCTGTCTCGTTGTGATTTCTTCTATACAGATAGGGGCGAGATTTTCCTAAATGAGCTTAATACCATGCCAGGTTTTACCCAGTGGTCTATGTATCCACTACTTTGGGACAATATGGGAATCAGCTACCCTGAACTAATCGAGCATTTGGTTGACCTTGCTAAGCAAAGTTTTGACAAGCGCGAAGCGCATTTGCTATAA